One stretch of Lacrimispora sphenoides DNA includes these proteins:
- a CDS encoding Ig domain-containing protein produces the protein MKNERMLKSMIAKCLVLAMGISFVPGNIWAQSRNSPMLKDQVIATPSNADEFIGEEEEVEITDDYDLATDSDAKGKIPVENLVLLTNPVPFEEITLDGREFSTIVSGNAVPYYHVIKYTVPEGKGGHYTIDAEYIDSSYGSFTFYICNEEQYETICNKIETKGYPVYASTPTECLAYKSYGSLGYRLEEGQDYYFISAQRNDDDDDYNLALTRDIDVTLDCSDAASAGTQALYSKGSEWHYSSNRDSFYGERNITRPEKSGYRFEGYYMEANGHGIQVIDDQGEILPEMSALSEDCTVYAHWKPFSPVSFQVIKLEGRRFSMIVSGGERPYYQALKFTVPEDGGGSYSFYQSRIKDEIDASGYICTPEQYERMCHKIEQNKCSIFSPAQTDYLIYDYYFYGIDYKLEAGKDYYFISAGNSDKEGNYKVVFERNITVTFVASDADQPGTAAVYSKGGKWIERGGSYSNFKKISRPQKDGFKFAGYFTAANGLGIKVIDYDGEILAEMSELNNDTTVYAHWERFSPVEYEDILLSDGRYSVNCIAENAPYYKVLRFKVPVNGDGYYTFYYSSDEDVHMYGYLCNSDQYEELCRKIEADGCAQRFPNPEDYYVSYSSNLNVCHQLESGQEYFFVAARDSKEVEGEYQLLFRRDIEVALDAGEADYQGTSVLYSSGNRWNKNDDREWETNDIITPRREGYLFAGYFTEKNGRGNMVIDQDGYIYHENMHEFKDNTTIYALWEDKNLEFKTSYLTNGIKGVLYKHQLEIASKMTFLWWVSEGELPGGLYLDFFNGFIIGLPTETGTKTVVITAGNSQIKLHKKFTITINEPTHSDSDEEHPGTWIMDENGNWRYYSSGSNYYSNEWKYLEYNGTSHWYYFGSDGYLITGWFADNTGKWYYLNPVSNGTRGAMQIGWLTDPLDGYCYYLDPQTGQMAMSWVNVDGIWYYFTESGGEYSGWKWDAVAGAWQYENIGKRPTGALEPDMKRN, from the coding sequence ATGAAAAATGAGAGAATGCTTAAATCAATGATTGCCAAGTGCCTGGTGTTGGCAATGGGCATTAGTTTTGTGCCTGGGAATATTTGGGCACAATCACGAAACAGCCCAATGTTAAAGGATCAGGTAATTGCTACACCATCCAATGCTGACGAATTTATAGGGGAGGAAGAGGAAGTAGAAATCACGGACGATTATGATTTAGCGACGGATTCTGATGCCAAAGGAAAGATTCCGGTTGAAAATTTGGTTTTATTAACAAATCCTGTTCCTTTTGAAGAGATAACACTGGATGGACGAGAGTTTTCTACAATAGTTTCCGGTAATGCGGTTCCATACTATCACGTCATTAAGTATACTGTTCCTGAAGGTAAGGGTGGGCACTATACAATAGATGCTGAATATATCGATAGTAGTTATGGTTCATTTACCTTTTATATTTGTAACGAAGAACAATATGAAACAATATGTAATAAAATTGAAACGAAAGGATATCCGGTTTATGCATCAACACCAACGGAGTGTCTTGCTTACAAGAGCTATGGATCTCTTGGTTATCGGCTGGAGGAGGGGCAGGATTACTACTTTATTTCAGCCCAGAGAAATGATGATGATGATGATTATAATTTAGCCCTGACACGTGACATAGACGTGACTCTCGATTGTTCAGATGCCGCAAGTGCAGGAACACAGGCATTATATTCTAAAGGTAGTGAGTGGCATTATTCCAGCAACAGAGATTCATTTTATGGGGAGAGAAACATTACTCGTCCGGAAAAATCAGGGTATCGATTTGAAGGATATTATATGGAGGCGAATGGACATGGAATACAGGTGATTGATGACCAGGGTGAGATTTTGCCGGAAATGAGTGCACTGTCAGAAGATTGCACAGTGTATGCTCATTGGAAACCATTTAGTCCGGTTTCCTTTCAGGTGATCAAACTGGAGGGGCGAAGATTTTCCATGATTGTATCCGGCGGTGAACGCCCATATTATCAAGCTTTAAAATTTACAGTTCCCGAAGATGGCGGCGGCTCTTATTCATTTTATCAATCCCGTATAAAAGATGAGATTGATGCGTCCGGCTATATTTGCACGCCAGAGCAATATGAAAGGATGTGCCATAAAATTGAGCAAAATAAATGCTCTATTTTCTCACCGGCACAAACAGATTATCTGATATATGATTATTATTTCTATGGCATTGATTATAAATTAGAGGCTGGAAAGGATTATTACTTTATCTCGGCCGGTAACAGCGATAAAGAAGGTAATTATAAGGTAGTCTTTGAGCGTAATATCACGGTCACTTTCGTAGCGTCAGATGCAGATCAGCCTGGAACTGCTGCAGTTTATTCGAAAGGTGGCAAATGGATTGAGAGGGGCGGTTCGTATTCTAATTTTAAAAAAATAAGTCGTCCGCAAAAAGATGGCTTTAAATTTGCCGGATATTTTACAGCGGCGAATGGACTGGGGATAAAGGTCATCGATTATGATGGGGAGATTCTTGCGGAAATGTCAGAGTTGAACAATGATACAACAGTCTATGCCCACTGGGAACGCTTCAGTCCGGTTGAGTATGAAGATATTTTGCTGTCAGATGGCAGATATTCAGTCAATTGCATTGCAGAGAACGCACCGTACTATAAGGTACTTAGATTTAAAGTACCTGTAAATGGCGACGGATATTATACCTTCTATTATAGCAGTGATGAAGATGTGCATATGTATGGCTATTTGTGCAATTCTGACCAATATGAAGAATTATGCAGGAAGATAGAGGCTGATGGTTGTGCTCAGCGGTTTCCAAATCCGGAGGATTATTATGTTAGCTACAGTTCTAATTTGAATGTATGTCATCAATTGGAAAGTGGACAGGAATATTTTTTTGTTGCAGCCAGAGATTCAAAGGAGGTTGAAGGCGAATATCAATTATTGTTTAGACGTGACATTGAAGTGGCACTGGATGCGGGAGAGGCAGATTATCAGGGAACTTCAGTGTTATACTCAAGTGGCAATCGATGGAATAAGAATGATGATCGAGAGTGGGAGACTAATGACATAATAACCCCAAGGAGAGAAGGATATCTGTTTGCTGGTTATTTTACGGAAAAAAACGGCCGGGGAAATATGGTAATTGATCAGGATGGCTATATTTACCATGAAAATATGCATGAATTTAAAGATAATACCACGATCTATGCTTTGTGGGAAGATAAAAATCTTGAATTTAAAACAAGTTACCTGACCAATGGAATAAAAGGTGTTTTGTACAAGCATCAACTGGAAATTGCATCTAAAATGACTTTTTTATGGTGGGTAAGTGAAGGAGAACTTCCGGGAGGGCTTTACCTGGATTTCTTTAATGGCTTTATTATTGGACTGCCGACTGAAACCGGCACTAAAACGGTCGTAATAACAGCAGGCAATTCACAGATTAAATTGCACAAAAAATTTACAATCACCATTAATGAGCCGACCCATTCAGACAGTGACGAGGAACATCCGGGTACTTGGATCATGGATGAAAACGGCAATTGGCGCTACTACAGCAGCGGCAGCAATTATTATTCAAACGAATGGAAATACCTCGAATACAATGGTACGTCTCACTGGTATTACTTTGGCAGTGACGGCTATCTAATAACCGGTTGGTTTGCTGACAATACCGGAAAATGGTATTATTTAAATCCTGTTTCCAATGGCACCAGAGGAGCGATGCAGATCGGCTGGCTGACAGATCCACTGGACGGATACTGCTATTATCTCGATCCACAGACCGGGCAGATGGCAATGAGTTGGGTTAATGTTGATGGCATTTGGTATTACTTTACCGAGTCGGGAGGAGAATATTCCGGTTGGAAATGGGATGCGGTTGCCGGAGCATGGCAATATGAGAATATCGGAAAACGTCCAACGGGGGCACTGGAACCGGATATGAAGCGAAATTAG
- a CDS encoding PucR family transcriptional regulator, whose protein sequence is MKFTKFVEKISEEYSIDILSQGEDLEIQDVALIDNKHDNTIRNTLYFGYDKQLEHAVSIPFQCIIARTDSAATPLPTVGSNIALVAEDSLFTIFNDAKALIEATQKGIFEELTAIADKTHNIEAVIDAASVRLGNSLLFCDMNFKIIANSTSIPVLDPLWIENTKKGYCCYEFINEVKELKSIRNASQTTAAIEVTCNKSPFRKLSSKVFHNQTQIGFLLMIEGENNFLPSHFEMLSTISHVISYTISYYKSDLFEKNSIYHEVLYDMLIGTPSKDIMPRLTELQFPAKMLVLFIHPSRYPGQPYLKNFICKNLKKQIPGTHITYHNNGIVAVIPLKEDTETGLELLEMLKYFSKKEHIRMGISNSFSCIENFVSHYEQAHAALELGHKLNPEELVYLYQDYQIYDLFSEVKNPDKLGWYCHPALAVLNQYDHENGSQLYKTLYVYIEKGCNIKLTSESLYIHRNSLVYRLNRITEICRVDLTDINTLFLLRLSFLIDRYNKRNNKLEVYQNNIMPNNLKYS, encoded by the coding sequence ATGAAATTTACAAAGTTTGTAGAAAAAATCTCAGAAGAATATTCAATTGATATCCTATCACAAGGAGAAGATTTAGAAATACAGGATGTTGCTTTGATTGACAACAAGCATGATAATACGATTAGGAATACTCTTTACTTTGGTTATGATAAACAATTAGAACATGCAGTATCTATACCATTTCAATGCATAATTGCACGCACGGATTCTGCAGCGACTCCCCTTCCCACTGTGGGTAGTAATATCGCTTTGGTAGCAGAAGACTCTTTATTTACCATATTCAACGATGCAAAAGCTTTGATTGAAGCGACTCAAAAAGGAATTTTTGAGGAACTTACTGCTATCGCTGATAAAACCCATAACATTGAAGCTGTTATTGATGCTGCCTCTGTAAGGCTTGGAAATTCTTTGCTGTTCTGTGATATGAACTTTAAAATCATTGCCAATTCTACATCTATCCCTGTCCTCGATCCTCTTTGGATAGAAAATACAAAGAAGGGATACTGCTGTTATGAATTTATCAATGAAGTAAAAGAATTAAAATCCATACGCAACGCTTCCCAGACTACAGCCGCCATAGAAGTCACCTGCAACAAATCCCCATTCCGTAAGTTAAGCAGTAAAGTTTTTCATAACCAAACCCAGATTGGATTTTTATTGATGATTGAAGGAGAGAACAACTTTCTTCCTTCCCATTTTGAAATGTTAAGTACAATAAGCCATGTTATCAGCTACACCATTTCATACTATAAATCGGACTTATTTGAAAAAAACAGCATTTATCATGAAGTATTATATGATATGCTGATCGGAACGCCATCAAAGGATATCATGCCAAGACTGACAGAACTTCAATTTCCTGCGAAAATGCTGGTTCTATTCATTCATCCTTCAAGATATCCTGGACAACCGTACTTAAAAAATTTTATATGCAAGAATCTAAAAAAACAGATTCCCGGTACCCATATTACTTATCATAATAACGGGATTGTTGCGGTTATTCCGTTAAAAGAAGATACTGAAACAGGCTTAGAGTTACTGGAAATGTTGAAATATTTTTCTAAAAAGGAACACATACGAATGGGAATCAGTAACTCTTTTTCCTGCATTGAAAACTTTGTAAGCCACTATGAACAAGCACATGCAGCATTAGAGTTGGGCCATAAATTAAACCCGGAAGAATTGGTATACCTCTATCAAGATTATCAGATTTATGATTTGTTTTCGGAAGTAAAGAATCCAGATAAATTAGGGTGGTACTGTCATCCTGCTCTGGCAGTACTCAATCAGTATGACCACGAAAATGGTTCGCAGCTGTATAAGACCTTATATGTCTACATAGAAAAGGGGTGTAACATTAAATTAACTTCAGAAAGTCTGTATATCCATCGAAATTCCCTTGTCTACCGGTTAAATCGTATCACGGAAATATGCCGGGTAGATCTTACAGACATTAACACGCTTTTTCTGCTTCGGCTTTCTTTTCTCATAGACCGGTATAATAAGCGAAATAATAAATTAGAAGTCTATCAAAATAATATAATGCCAAACAATTTAAAATACTCGTGA
- a CDS encoding oxidoreductase, which yields MYNKLFEEGRIGKVTIKNRLVMSPMGCGLANLDGTPSEDMIAFYEARAVGGAGIIIPEITRINDTHGAGLMRQLSVTKDRHIGPLAELAEAVHKHGSKILIQLHHPGRETVSALIGGQPVVAPSPIPCKLVKQETRALTIDEIQQLILQFIEGAVRVQKAGCDGVELHAAHGYLLHQFLSPYTNKREDEYGGSFENRLRMIIEIIDGIRKECGPDFPIGVRLSVEEFLDKTGVTEEYIHIQDGIKIAMALEQAGIDFIDTSCGLYETGMTCIEPISFPQGWRHDMLLAVKSHVKIPVIGVSVFREPAVAEKFLEEGVVDFISMGRTWNADEEWGKKVQEGRESELRKCISCLRCFESLNEYNAAGIPPECALNPRYARERKYGNLVHDTKGHTAIVVGGGPAGMCAAQTLALRGVKVTLLDRQSELGGTVNLAKKPPLKDRMQWIADYYNGELKRLGVEVKLNTEATADMIMEYKPDAVILATGSASIIPGKIPGIKGDNVFAVESVLSGNSALKGKKVAVIGAGLTGLETAEYLCEEGNQVTIIDMLDKPAPNANHTNVADVCGRLAKSGADYLLGHSLKEIKDNGIVLERLEDHAEVNVSADAVVLSIGFRPDQSLVSELEATGVEVKVIGSAIKDGTIAPAVRTGYEAGSELFMEKQKAPSFRVSKDEIPNFGKISLMDNQEGLYISYLTDPAAIARILPPPLKPFSMPVVTLSICHVNNPTFADDYYEAILGVYATYGKTLGLYTMGLVLGGSGAEMAVQCGRDNGSIPKKLGGEFVIRRNGDTVTAGVTRRGTQIIEATMKLGEYNNPLTAALYQFPAAGKQTFGGGFYFHFDRMPDENGVSHFLNGALLMNQCEYNYQSWEPGMVSLNLKSSIDDPWAELPVNTIIGGAYSKNSLLVHKLNLVEKLEADDVIPYLLTGRYDRTAFMETGRI from the coding sequence ATGTATAACAAATTATTTGAAGAGGGAAGAATTGGAAAGGTAACGATTAAGAATCGTTTGGTCATGTCTCCGATGGGGTGCGGACTTGCCAACCTTGATGGAACGCCTTCTGAAGATATGATTGCTTTTTACGAAGCAAGAGCGGTTGGCGGTGCAGGAATCATCATACCAGAGATTACCCGTATCAATGATACGCATGGAGCAGGGCTTATGAGACAGCTGTCAGTCACAAAAGACAGGCATATCGGACCACTGGCTGAACTTGCGGAAGCAGTACATAAGCATGGCAGCAAGATATTGATACAGCTGCATCATCCTGGACGTGAAACGGTGTCTGCACTTATTGGCGGGCAGCCGGTAGTTGCACCGTCCCCGATTCCTTGCAAATTAGTAAAACAGGAGACACGTGCACTTACCATAGATGAAATACAACAATTGATTTTGCAGTTTATTGAAGGTGCTGTCAGAGTTCAAAAAGCAGGTTGTGACGGCGTGGAATTACACGCAGCACATGGATATCTGTTGCATCAGTTTTTGTCTCCTTATACAAATAAAAGGGAAGACGAATATGGCGGAAGTTTTGAAAATCGTCTAAGAATGATTATTGAAATTATCGATGGAATACGGAAAGAATGTGGTCCGGATTTCCCGATCGGTGTCCGGTTAAGTGTAGAAGAATTTCTGGATAAGACAGGTGTAACAGAAGAGTATATCCATATTCAAGATGGTATAAAGATTGCCATGGCCTTAGAGCAGGCGGGTATTGATTTTATTGATACCAGCTGTGGATTATATGAAACAGGCATGACCTGCATAGAACCTATTTCTTTCCCTCAGGGTTGGAGACATGACATGCTTTTGGCAGTAAAAAGTCATGTGAAAATTCCTGTAATCGGTGTATCGGTATTTAGAGAACCTGCAGTAGCGGAAAAATTCCTGGAAGAAGGGGTAGTAGATTTTATTTCCATGGGACGTACCTGGAATGCCGATGAAGAGTGGGGGAAAAAAGTACAGGAAGGAAGAGAAAGTGAGTTACGCAAATGCATCTCCTGTCTGCGCTGCTTTGAAAGTCTGAATGAATATAACGCTGCCGGTATACCGCCGGAATGCGCACTAAACCCCAGATATGCAAGAGAGCGGAAATATGGGAATCTTGTTCACGATACCAAAGGACATACTGCAATTGTTGTTGGCGGCGGACCGGCTGGAATGTGTGCAGCACAAACCCTTGCCCTTCGTGGTGTCAAAGTCACATTGCTTGACCGTCAGAGTGAACTTGGAGGAACCGTTAATCTGGCCAAGAAACCGCCGTTAAAGGACCGCATGCAGTGGATTGCCGATTACTATAACGGTGAATTGAAACGTCTTGGAGTAGAAGTAAAATTAAATACGGAAGCAACTGCAGATATGATTATGGAATATAAGCCGGATGCAGTCATTCTTGCCACAGGCTCTGCATCTATTATTCCAGGAAAAATCCCCGGAATAAAGGGTGACAACGTATTTGCGGTGGAATCGGTGCTGTCAGGAAATTCAGCATTAAAAGGGAAAAAAGTAGCTGTGATCGGTGCTGGGCTTACAGGACTTGAAACGGCAGAATATCTTTGTGAAGAGGGAAATCAGGTCACCATTATTGATATGCTTGATAAGCCTGCTCCAAATGCAAACCATACCAATGTGGCTGATGTCTGTGGACGGCTTGCCAAATCAGGTGCAGATTATTTGCTGGGACATTCCTTAAAAGAGATAAAAGATAACGGGATTGTACTGGAGAGGTTGGAAGATCATGCAGAAGTAAATGTATCTGCCGACGCAGTCGTACTTTCTATTGGATTCAGACCGGATCAATCTTTGGTTTCTGAATTAGAAGCAACGGGTGTAGAGGTGAAGGTAATAGGAAGTGCCATAAAAGATGGAACTATCGCACCTGCAGTACGTACAGGTTATGAGGCAGGAAGTGAATTATTTATGGAAAAACAAAAAGCTCCAAGCTTTCGGGTTTCCAAAGATGAAATACCAAACTTCGGCAAGATATCTCTAATGGATAATCAGGAGGGACTCTACATCAGCTATCTTACTGACCCGGCAGCAATTGCGCGGATACTTCCGCCGCCATTGAAACCATTTTCTATGCCGGTAGTTACCTTATCCATCTGCCATGTGAATAATCCAACATTTGCAGATGACTACTATGAAGCTATTTTGGGGGTTTATGCAACCTACGGTAAGACACTTGGTTTATATACGATGGGTCTGGTACTTGGCGGATCCGGAGCTGAAATGGCAGTACAATGCGGCCGTGATAATGGAAGTATTCCAAAGAAACTGGGAGGAGAATTTGTCATTAGAAGAAATGGTGACACGGTAACAGCAGGAGTAACGAGAAGAGGAACACAGATTATAGAAGCAACCATGAAATTAGGTGAATATAATAATCCTCTGACCGCGGCTCTCTATCAATTCCCGGCAGCAGGTAAGCAGACATTTGGAGGCGGGTTCTATTTCCATTTTGACCGGATGCCAGATGAAAACGGTGTTTCTCATTTCCTGAACGGAGCATTGCTTATGAATCAATGCGAATATAATTATCAATCATGGGAGCCGGGAATGGTTTCGCTCAATTTAAAATCAAGTATTGATGACCCATGGGCAGAACTTCCTGTTAACACCATAATAGGTGGTGCTTATTCAAAGAACAGTTTGTTAGTACATAAACTTAATTTAGTAGAAAAATTAGAAGCCGATGATGTAATTCCATATTTGTTAACCGGACGCTATGACCGTACGGCATTTATGGAAACAGGCCGTATTTAA
- a CDS encoding SDR family NAD(P)-dependent oxidoreductase: MENFFDLTGKVAVVTGASSGLGADAALAYAKAGADVALLARRIEKLNEVKAEIEKIGRKVVAVGCDVTNEESVKTAMQTVLDTFGHIDILLNNAGVAVHGGVDSMSVEDWDKSFDTNVKGIFLASKYVLPQMKERGYGKIINIASVNAVVADKFDVFIRHSYNSSKAAVVGLTRGMAASYAKYGITVNAIGPALFESEMTSESLFKSENFLNQYNTLNPAGRPGRKGELNGTVLYLSSDSSSYVQGQFIIVDGGGALV, from the coding sequence ATGGAAAATTTTTTTGATTTAACTGGAAAAGTAGCTGTAGTAACAGGAGCTAGTTCAGGGCTTGGTGCAGATGCCGCACTAGCCTATGCAAAAGCAGGAGCAGATGTTGCATTACTGGCAAGACGTATTGAAAAGTTAAACGAAGTAAAAGCAGAAATTGAGAAAATAGGCAGAAAGGTAGTAGCAGTTGGATGTGATGTTACAAATGAGGAAAGTGTAAAAACGGCAATGCAAACTGTGCTTGATACCTTCGGCCACATTGATATTTTGTTAAATAATGCAGGAGTTGCTGTTCATGGCGGTGTAGACAGCATGTCAGTGGAGGATTGGGATAAATCCTTTGATACGAATGTGAAGGGAATCTTTTTAGCAAGCAAATATGTACTTCCGCAGATGAAGGAAAGAGGCTATGGTAAAATTATTAATATTGCATCCGTAAATGCAGTTGTTGCAGATAAGTTTGATGTATTTATCAGACATTCCTATAATTCCTCCAAAGCTGCAGTGGTTGGCTTAACAAGAGGTATGGCAGCTTCCTATGCTAAATATGGTATCACAGTGAATGCCATTGGACCGGCTCTTTTTGAAAGTGAAATGACGAGTGAAAGTTTATTTAAGTCAGAAAATTTTCTGAACCAATATAATACATTGAACCCGGCAGGACGTCCAGGAAGAAAAGGGGAATTAAATGGTACAGTTCTCTATCTTTCCAGCGATAGTTCCAGTTATGTTCAGGGCCAGTTCATAATCGTAGATGGCGGCGGAGCCCTTGTATAG
- a CDS encoding oleate hydratase, which produces MYYSKGNYESLARPEKPKGVDGKSAYLIGSGLASLAAAAFLVRDGQMDGKRIHILEKDSLAGGACDGYKYDDVGFVIRGGREVDNRYECLWDLFHSVPSLEKEGASVLDEFYWLNKHDPNSSLMRATVNRGEDAHTDGKFTLSDKGMQEIMRLFFTPDEALYNRRISELFSDEVLNSNFWLYWRTMFAFENWHSALEMKLYIKRFIHHIGGMPDFTAVRFTKLNQYESMILPLVKYLEAHDVQFHYGTKVENILFDTQEDKKIATCIEVTRNNAKEHIDLTENDLVFITNGGCVENSSIGSQNTPASFNHEIKQGGGWDLWRKIAAQDPSFGHPDKFCYDAEQSNWMSATVTTLDNRIPPYIQKICKRDPFSGKVVTGGIVTVKDSNWLLSWTFNRQPHFRNQPKDQLVGWIYGLFTDKPGNYVKKPMRECTGKEICMEWLYHIGVPENEIEDMAEHSANTVPCMMPYITAFFMPREAGDRPDVIPAGSVNFAFLGQFAETKRDTIFTIEYSVRTAMESVYTLLDIDRGVPEVWGSTYDVRDLLNATSKLGDGRRITDLELDPNIKVVFNEAMKKIAGTDIEKLLREYHLI; this is translated from the coding sequence ATGTATTATTCTAAAGGAAATTATGAATCACTGGCTCGACCAGAGAAACCAAAAGGTGTTGACGGTAAATCAGCCTATCTCATTGGTTCAGGTCTTGCCTCACTTGCTGCCGCGGCTTTTCTTGTTCGTGACGGACAGATGGATGGAAAAAGAATCCATATATTAGAAAAGGATTCTCTTGCGGGCGGCGCCTGCGATGGTTACAAATATGACGACGTTGGTTTTGTGATTCGCGGCGGACGCGAGGTGGATAATCGCTATGAGTGCTTATGGGACTTATTCCATTCTGTTCCATCGCTGGAAAAGGAAGGTGCCAGTGTGCTTGATGAGTTCTACTGGCTCAATAAGCATGACCCGAACAGTTCTCTCATGCGTGCAACAGTTAATCGCGGCGAAGATGCCCACACTGACGGCAAATTTACCTTGTCAGACAAAGGCATGCAGGAGATCATGAGACTATTCTTCACACCGGACGAGGCTCTGTATAACCGGCGTATTTCTGAATTGTTCAGCGACGAAGTTCTGAACTCGAATTTCTGGCTGTACTGGCGTACCATGTTTGCTTTTGAAAATTGGCATAGCGCACTGGAAATGAAACTGTACATCAAACGATTCATTCATCATATTGGTGGTATGCCTGATTTTACGGCAGTCCGGTTCACAAAGCTCAACCAGTATGAATCCATGATTCTGCCTTTAGTCAAGTATCTGGAAGCTCATGATGTCCAATTCCATTACGGCACCAAGGTAGAAAATATATTATTTGATACCCAAGAAGATAAAAAAATTGCAACCTGCATTGAAGTTACCCGGAACAATGCGAAAGAGCACATTGATCTGACTGAAAACGATTTGGTATTTATCACTAACGGTGGCTGCGTTGAAAACTCCTCTATCGGCAGCCAAAACACTCCTGCATCTTTCAACCATGAAATCAAGCAGGGCGGCGGCTGGGATTTGTGGCGCAAAATAGCGGCTCAGGATCCGTCCTTTGGACACCCGGATAAATTCTGCTATGATGCAGAGCAAAGTAACTGGATGTCTGCAACCGTGACGACGCTTGATAACCGAATTCCTCCTTACATCCAGAAAATTTGTAAACGTGATCCATTTAGCGGCAAGGTGGTTACCGGTGGCATTGTAACCGTTAAAGATTCCAACTGGCTGCTCAGCTGGACATTTAACCGTCAGCCTCATTTCCGTAATCAGCCTAAGGATCAGTTGGTTGGCTGGATATACGGTTTATTTACTGACAAACCCGGCAATTATGTCAAAAAACCTATGCGTGAATGCACAGGCAAGGAAATCTGTATGGAGTGGCTGTATCACATCGGTGTTCCGGAAAATGAAATTGAGGATATGGCCGAACACAGCGCTAACACGGTACCTTGTATGATGCCTTATATTACTGCTTTCTTTATGCCGCGAGAAGCAGGTGACCGTCCTGACGTTATTCCGGCAGGCAGCGTAAACTTTGCTTTCCTTGGCCAATTTGCTGAGACAAAACGTGATACGATTTTTACAATTGAATACTCTGTCCGTACCGCTATGGAAAGTGTCTATACGCTTTTGGATATTGACCGAGGCGTACCCGAAGTCTGGGGAAGCACGTATGATGTTCGTGATCTGCTTAATGCCACTTCAAAATTGGGAGATGGTAGAAGGATTACAGATTTAGAACTTGATCCCAATATAAAAGTTGTATTCAATGAAGCTATGAAGAAGATTGCGGGTACAGATATTGAAAAACTGCTCAGAGAATATCACTTGATTTAG
- a CDS encoding TetR/AcrR family transcriptional regulator encodes MSQITKRALETSLKNLLLQKPLNKITISDIANDCGINRMTFYYHFKDIYDLIEWICNEETARAINGKKTYETWQQGFLQTFQMVLDNKPFISNVYHSISKEKIEDYFYAITFDLLIGVVEEKAVGMSVTESDKKFIANFYNFAFVGLLLDWIKKDMREDPQLIIDQVSTLIQGDVSRALNRYQFNKSNQITQND; translated from the coding sequence ATGTCGCAGATAACAAAGCGGGCTCTAGAAACCTCGCTCAAAAATCTTTTATTACAGAAACCACTTAATAAAATCACCATTTCAGACATTGCAAATGATTGCGGAATCAATCGAATGACCTTTTATTATCATTTCAAAGATATTTATGATTTAATTGAATGGATTTGTAATGAAGAAACGGCAAGAGCAATTAACGGTAAAAAAACATATGAGACTTGGCAGCAAGGCTTTTTGCAAACATTTCAAATGGTTCTTGATAATAAACCATTTATTTCAAATGTTTATCATTCGATCAGTAAAGAAAAGATCGAAGACTATTTTTATGCAATTACTTTTGACTTGTTGATCGGAGTTGTCGAGGAAAAAGCAGTCGGCATGTCTGTTACGGAATCAGATAAAAAGTTCATCGCAAACTTTTATAATTTTGCCTTTGTGGGCTTACTTTTGGATTGGATCAAAAAGGACATGCGTGAGGACCCGCAATTAATTATTGATCAGGTCAGCACTTTGATTCAAGGAGATGTATCTAGAGCCTTAAACCGGTATCAATTTAACAAATCTAATCAAATTACTCAAAATGATTAA